In one Lolium rigidum isolate FL_2022 chromosome 3, APGP_CSIRO_Lrig_0.1, whole genome shotgun sequence genomic region, the following are encoded:
- the LOC124700920 gene encoding non-specific lipid transfer protein GPI-anchored 13-like — MAFGGARRSCALLLMVVAVAVVGQLAGADFAADRAECADKLMGIATCLTYVQATATARAPTPDCCSGFKQVLGSSKKCLCVLVKDRDEPALGLKVNITRAMNLPSACAIAATFSDCPKILNMAPDSKEAEIFKQYGIEHEGKNATGATTPAASGAATGTTGGKSADAKSGAGRQRRANTVVFAVGSVLLASVFVLGS; from the exons ATGGCTTTCGGAGGAGCTCGCCGTAGCTGTGCGCTGCTActgatggtggtggcggtggccgtgGTCGGGCAGCTGGCGGGCGCGGACTTCGCGGCGGACCGTGCGGAGTGCGCGGACAAGCTGATGGGCATCGCGACGTGCCTGACGTACGtgcaggcgacggcgacggcgcgggcgccGACCCCGGACTGCTGCTCCGGGTTCAAGCAGGTGCTGGGGTCCAGCAAGAAGTGCCTGTGCGTGCTGGTGAAGGACCGCGACGAGCCGGCGCTGGGGCTGAAGGTGAACATCACCCGCGCCATGAACCTCCCCTCCGCCTGCGCCATCGCCGCCACCTTCTCCGACTGCCCCAAGATCCTCAACATGGCGCCCGACTCCAAGGAGGCCGAGATCTTCAAGCAGTACGGCATCGAGCACGAGGGCAAGAACGCCACCGGCGCCACCACCCCCGCCGCCTCCGGCGCCGCCACCG GTACCACCGGCGGCAAGAGCGCGGACGCCAAGTCCGGTGCAGGGAGGCAGCGCCGCGCCAACACGGTGGTCTTCGCCGTCGGCTCAGTGCTGCTCGCCTCAGTTTTCGTTCTGGGCTCATAA